From one Planktothrix agardhii NIES-204 genomic stretch:
- the gatB gene encoding glutamyl-tRNA(Gln) amidotransferase subunit B, protein MTATANVKTEYEAIIGLETHCQLNTETKIFSNSSTKFGADPNMNIDPICMGLPGVLPVLNEKVLEYAVKAGLALNCAIAPYSKFDRKQYFYPDLPKNYQISQYDLPIAINGHLEIEIVDEDGSATRKTIGITRLHIEEDAGKLVHGGSDRLSGSTYSMVDYNRAGIALAEIVSEPDIRSGQEAAEYAQEVRRIVRYLGVSDGNMQEGSLRCDVNISVRPVGQKEFGTKVEIKNMNSFSAIQRAIDHEIERQIKAIETREKIVQETRLWEEGSQRTISMRKKEGASDYRYFPEPDLPPIQVSAEQLKTWKSQLPELPVEKRHRYESELGLSPYDTRILTDDHPISEYFEATIAAGANIKQAVNWIIGDITAHLKNEKCSVTEVALKPEGLAELIALIESGTISGKIAKDLLPELLTQGGSPKALVEIKGLIQLSDPKALAEIIDQVLVENPKELEQYHAGKTKLQGFFVGQIMKKTGGRADPKLTNQLLGEKLKK, encoded by the coding sequence ATGACTGCTACTGCAAATGTTAAAACGGAGTACGAAGCGATTATTGGGTTAGAAACCCATTGTCAATTGAATACCGAAACCAAGATTTTCTCGAATTCTTCCACGAAATTTGGGGCTGATCCTAATATGAATATTGATCCGATTTGTATGGGATTACCCGGTGTCCTCCCGGTATTAAATGAAAAAGTCTTAGAATATGCCGTAAAAGCCGGGTTAGCCCTGAATTGTGCAATTGCTCCTTACAGTAAATTTGATCGCAAACAATATTTTTATCCTGATTTGCCTAAAAATTATCAAATTTCTCAATATGATTTACCCATTGCCATAAATGGTCATTTAGAAATAGAAATTGTCGATGAAGATGGCAGTGCAACTCGCAAAACTATTGGAATTACTCGCTTACATATTGAAGAAGATGCCGGAAAATTAGTCCATGGCGGAAGCGATCGCCTTTCCGGTTCCACCTATTCTATGGTTGATTATAATCGGGCGGGAATTGCTTTAGCTGAAATTGTCTCTGAACCCGATATTCGTTCGGGACAAGAAGCCGCCGAATATGCCCAAGAAGTGCGTCGAATTGTGCGTTATTTGGGCGTGAGTGATGGCAATATGCAGGAAGGTTCGCTACGATGTGATGTGAATATTTCCGTGCGTCCGGTGGGACAAAAAGAGTTCGGAACTAAAGTTGAAATCAAAAATATGAACTCTTTTAGTGCGATCCAACGGGCGATTGATCATGAAATCGAACGGCAAATTAAGGCAATTGAAACCCGGGAAAAAATTGTTCAAGAAACCCGGTTATGGGAAGAAGGAAGTCAACGGACAATTAGTATGCGAAAAAAAGAAGGAGCAAGCGATTATCGCTATTTTCCTGAACCCGATCTTCCACCGATTCAAGTATCTGCTGAACAACTCAAAACCTGGAAATCTCAATTACCTGAACTTCCAGTAGAAAAACGTCATCGCTATGAATCAGAATTAGGATTATCCCCCTACGATACTCGTATATTAACGGATGATCACCCGATTTCTGAATATTTTGAAGCCACAATTGCCGCCGGAGCTAATATTAAACAAGCGGTAAATTGGATTATTGGTGATATTACGGCCCATCTCAAAAATGAAAAATGCAGTGTTACTGAAGTCGCTTTAAAACCGGAAGGATTAGCAGAATTAATTGCTTTAATTGAATCTGGAACAATTAGCGGTAAAATTGCTAAGGATTTATTACCAGAATTGTTAACTCAAGGCGGATCTCCTAAAGCATTAGTTGAAATAAAAGGATTAATTCAATTATCCGATCCTAAAGCATTAGCAGAAATTATTGATCAAGTTTTGGTAGAAAATCCCAAGGAATTAGAACAATATCACGCCGGAAAAACCAAACTCCAAGGATTTTTTGTTGGTCAAATTATGAAAAAAACCGGAGGACGGGCTGACCCTAAACTCACGAATCAACTATTAGGAGAAAAACTCAAAAAATAA
- a CDS encoding ketol-acid reductoisomerase, with protein sequence MARMYYDADANLDILAGKTIAIIGYGSQGHAHALNLKDSGLNVIVGLYPGSKSAIKAKDSGLTVHSVEDAAKAADFIMILLPDEVQKTVYKNEIEPYLTEGKTLAFAHGFNIHFGQVVPPSNVDVVMVAPKGPGHLVRRTYEQGQGVPALFAVYQDASGQARDRAMAYAKGIGGTRGGVLETTFREETETDLFGEQAVLCGGLSALIKAGFETLVEAGYQPELAYFECLHEVKLIVDLVVEGGLAKMRDSISNTAEYGDYTRGPRIVTDETRAEMRKILSEIQSGQFARDFVLENQAGKPGFIAMRRQEAEHPIEEVGKDLRAMFSWMKKD encoded by the coding sequence ATGGCTCGAATGTATTATGATGCCGATGCCAATTTAGATATTTTGGCGGGCAAAACTATTGCAATTATTGGTTATGGCTCCCAAGGTCATGCCCATGCCCTGAATTTAAAAGATAGTGGCTTGAATGTAATTGTCGGGCTATATCCTGGCAGTAAATCAGCCATCAAAGCCAAAGACTCCGGTTTAACCGTGCATAGTGTGGAAGACGCGGCGAAGGCTGCTGACTTTATTATGATTCTTTTGCCTGATGAAGTACAAAAAACTGTTTATAAAAACGAAATTGAACCCTATTTAACCGAAGGCAAAACCTTAGCATTTGCCCATGGTTTTAATATTCACTTTGGTCAAGTTGTCCCCCCTTCTAATGTCGATGTGGTGATGGTAGCACCCAAAGGCCCAGGGCATTTAGTCCGTCGCACCTACGAACAGGGCCAAGGAGTTCCCGCCCTATTTGCAGTATATCAAGATGCCTCTGGACAGGCCCGTGACCGGGCAATGGCCTATGCTAAAGGTATTGGTGGCACACGCGGTGGCGTTTTAGAAACTACATTCCGTGAAGAAACCGAAACCGACCTATTTGGTGAACAGGCGGTTTTATGTGGTGGTTTAAGTGCTTTAATTAAAGCTGGATTTGAAACCTTAGTTGAAGCGGGTTATCAACCGGAATTGGCTTATTTTGAATGTTTACACGAAGTTAAATTAATCGTAGATTTAGTCGTGGAAGGCGGTTTAGCCAAAATGCGCGATAGTATTTCTAATACGGCTGAATATGGAGATTATACCCGCGGCCCTCGGATTGTTACCGACGAAACCCGCGCCGAAATGCGGAAAATTCTCAGCGAAATTCAGTCCGGTCAATTTGCTAGAGATTTTGTCTTAGAAAACCAAGCTGGAAAACCCGGTTTCATCGCCATGCGTCGTCAAGAAGCCGAACATCCCATCGAAGAAGTGGGTAAAGACTTACGCGCTATGTTTAGTTGGATGAAGAAAGACTAA
- a CDS encoding amidase: MNSVDLAFTSALEQAQLIRTKVISPLELVNFYLDRIQRLNPLLGCYFTVMADRALILAKTQTEQLFQISDINNLPPFFGVPISIKDLNPVAGIACTHGSRALVDRIATYDDGVVSRIRQAGFNILGKTATSEIGSLPYTEPDGFPPARNPWNLDYTPGGSSGGAAAAVAAGLSPVAHGSDGGGSVRGPAFCCGLVGIKPTRGRVSHAPVGDFQSGISTDGPLARTVADAAALLDIMSGYILGDPYWISDPNPSFLAATQQPPKSLKIAFAPSILPGSLLSPECEQALTNTVNILEQLGHQIEPINLDFSDILEPFIAVWKSGVAAAGIPQEYLGSVNQWLMSSEITAGQYLQAVSKMQVGGRQIVATLSPFDVVVLPTYTHPAIRVGEYAQLSPPETLQRITEWISPCPGFNVSGQPAIAIPTGFTPEGLPLGVQLVGKPASEATLIALAAQLEAAQPFSHHRPPMAIG, from the coding sequence ATGAATTCAGTGGATTTAGCTTTTACTTCTGCCTTAGAACAAGCCCAATTAATTCGCACCAAAGTTATCTCGCCTTTAGAGTTAGTTAATTTTTATTTAGATCGAATTCAACGGTTAAATCCTCTGTTGGGTTGTTATTTTACCGTGATGGCGGATAGGGCTTTAATATTGGCTAAAACCCAAACGGAACAATTATTCCAGATTTCAGATATTAACAATTTACCGCCTTTTTTTGGAGTGCCAATTTCGATTAAAGATTTAAACCCCGTTGCTGGAATTGCTTGTACTCACGGTTCCCGGGCTTTAGTTGATAGAATTGCCACCTATGATGATGGAGTGGTGAGCCGAATTCGTCAAGCCGGATTTAATATTTTAGGGAAAACAGCGACCTCAGAAATCGGTTCCCTACCCTATACCGAACCCGATGGCTTTCCTCCTGCGCGTAACCCTTGGAATTTAGACTACACCCCCGGAGGTTCCAGTGGAGGGGCTGCGGCGGCTGTTGCAGCTGGGTTGTCCCCTGTCGCCCATGGGTCGGATGGTGGGGGGTCGGTGCGAGGCCCCGCTTTTTGTTGTGGTTTGGTGGGGATTAAACCGACTCGGGGGCGAGTTTCCCATGCTCCGGTGGGGGACTTCCAAAGTGGGATTTCTACCGATGGCCCCCTAGCCCGTACCGTGGCCGATGCCGCGGCTTTACTTGATATTATGTCGGGATATATTTTGGGTGATCCCTATTGGATAAGCGATCCGAATCCTTCGTTTTTAGCAGCAACCCAACAACCTCCAAAGTCTTTAAAAATTGCTTTTGCTCCTTCTATTTTACCCGGCAGTTTACTCTCCCCGGAATGTGAACAAGCCTTGACAAATACCGTGAATATCCTTGAACAATTAGGTCATCAAATCGAACCGATTAACCTCGATTTTAGTGATATTCTGGAACCGTTTATTGCGGTTTGGAAATCGGGAGTAGCCGCGGCCGGAATTCCCCAGGAGTATTTAGGCTCAGTGAATCAATGGTTAATGTCAAGCGAAATTACCGCCGGACAATATTTGCAAGCGGTATCTAAAATGCAGGTCGGCGGTCGTCAAATTGTGGCAACCTTAAGCCCCTTTGATGTGGTGGTTTTACCCACCTATACGCACCCAGCAATTCGGGTGGGAGAATATGCCCAACTTTCCCCCCCAGAAACCTTACAACGGATTACGGAATGGATTTCTCCCTGTCCCGGGTTTAATGTTAGTGGCCAACCGGCGATCGCAATTCCCACCGGATTTACCCCAGAAGGTTTACCCCTGGGGGTGCAGTTAGTGGGAAAACCTGCCTCGGAAGCCACTTTAATCGCTTTAGCTGCCCAACTTGAAGCGGCACAACCTTTTTCCCACCACCGCCCCCCGATGGCGATCGGATAA
- the pilT_1 gene encoding twitching motility protein, translating to MTQSERPPVPRPPVPGVPPRPPAPKAPPPPGATVATALSAPAQATVATTRVMVAPRNKGPSPGNPTLVDIVKLANEEGASDVHLGVNEPPRLRKRGDIVPLDWPNTDLNTFMSWLMEILSDEEIQQFQENLDFDGAADLGFVRIRISIFDALNGPSLVLRLIGSSILTLEQLKLPEVFKKICNYHKGLILVTGPTGSGKSTTLAAMIDYMNRNYAYNIITIEDPVEFVHESKKSLIKHREVGRHTLKFFNALKGALRQDPDVLLVGEIRDKESMQIALKAAQTGHLVSGTLHTNSAVKTITRILDMFTAEEQSSIKVSISESLVAIIAQLLCKTTDGKRAAFHDVLINTDVIKEYIVKDKFEDINQIMLKDTYEGMTTMNKSLYNLYQEGRITEEICLDVSPFPNEMSQMLRGRV from the coding sequence ATGACACAATCAGAGCGTCCACCTGTTCCTCGTCCGCCAGTACCAGGCGTTCCACCTCGTCCACCCGCACCCAAAGCACCTCCACCTCCAGGCGCGACCGTTGCTACGGCTCTTTCTGCACCTGCTCAGGCTACGGTGGCGACAACCAGGGTGATGGTCGCACCCAGAAACAAGGGCCCTAGCCCCGGAAATCCTACATTAGTGGATATTGTCAAACTAGCTAATGAGGAGGGAGCTTCGGACGTTCACTTAGGGGTGAATGAGCCACCGCGTTTGCGTAAACGGGGGGATATTGTACCTTTAGATTGGCCGAACACCGACTTGAATACCTTTATGAGTTGGTTGATGGAGATATTAAGCGATGAGGAAATTCAGCAATTTCAAGAAAACTTAGACTTTGACGGCGCGGCGGATTTAGGTTTTGTCCGAATTCGGATTAGCATTTTTGACGCTCTCAATGGCCCTTCATTGGTGCTGCGGTTAATTGGTTCGTCGATTTTGACTTTGGAACAGTTGAAGTTACCAGAGGTATTTAAAAAAATCTGTAACTACCACAAAGGATTAATTTTAGTTACTGGGCCGACGGGTTCGGGTAAGTCTACTACCCTAGCGGCAATGATTGACTACATGAACCGGAACTATGCCTATAATATTATTACTATTGAAGACCCGGTAGAATTTGTTCACGAAAGTAAAAAATCCCTGATTAAACACCGAGAAGTCGGACGTCATACCTTGAAGTTTTTTAATGCCCTTAAAGGAGCTTTGCGTCAAGACCCCGATGTCTTACTTGTGGGAGAAATTCGGGATAAAGAATCAATGCAAATCGCCTTAAAAGCAGCGCAAACAGGTCACTTAGTCTCTGGAACCTTACACACTAATAGTGCGGTAAAAACCATAACTCGGATTTTAGATATGTTTACCGCCGAGGAACAATCTTCGATTAAAGTCTCTATTTCCGAATCTTTGGTGGCAATTATTGCTCAATTATTATGTAAAACCACCGATGGTAAACGGGCGGCTTTTCACGATGTTCTGATCAATACCGATGTGATTAAGGAATATATCGTGAAAGACAAGTTTGAAGACATCAACCAAATTATGCTTAAAGATACCTATGAAGGGATGACGACTATGAACAAATCTCTTTATAATCTCTACCAAGAAGGACGAATTACTGAGGAGATTTGTTTAGATGTATCTCCCTTCCCCAACGAGATGAGCCAAATGTTGCGCGGGCGAGTCTAA
- a CDS encoding KaiB domain-containing protein gives MNLFQSTVNHSFKAIALFTPGGDLVYCIDPNKQRRWHSDLCIYLQEFLSLPEPPHFLIPCYTATYDQWVNPQTQEIQFSAEAYPPVLQYQTLLNTLFDTGDLVWQPIKNSEEVCNPLIIATYYEQFPKLWENHDLIVQVKKNNLSHDFPSTENLSEPQPYTVTLNLSPQPELNQTKGYILRLFVSGHSLVTEKTLKTLHQLLEGSISHPYTLKVIDVLKHPDLAESDQISATPTLIKVWPKPVRRIVGELNNVETILKLLGNPADDFPDEF, from the coding sequence TTGAATTTATTTCAATCTACGGTCAATCATTCATTTAAAGCGATCGCTTTATTCACCCCTGGGGGAGATTTAGTCTATTGTATCGATCCGAATAAACAGCGTCGTTGGCATTCTGATCTTTGTATTTATTTACAAGAATTCCTGAGTTTACCTGAACCACCTCATTTTTTAATTCCTTGCTATACCGCTACCTATGATCAATGGGTCAACCCCCAAACCCAGGAGATTCAGTTTTCCGCAGAAGCCTATCCCCCAGTTCTGCAATACCAAACCTTATTAAATACCCTGTTTGATACAGGGGATTTAGTTTGGCAACCTATAAAAAATTCCGAAGAAGTTTGTAACCCTTTAATTATTGCGACTTACTATGAGCAGTTTCCCAAATTGTGGGAAAATCATGATCTAATTGTTCAGGTCAAAAAAAACAATTTGAGTCATGATTTCCCAAGTACCGAAAACCTGTCGGAACCCCAACCTTATACTGTTACACTCAATTTGTCTCCTCAACCCGAACTGAATCAAACTAAAGGCTATATTTTACGGTTATTTGTCTCCGGTCATAGTCTGGTGACAGAAAAAACCCTAAAAACCCTGCATCAACTTTTAGAAGGTTCGATTAGTCATCCTTACACTTTAAAAGTGATTGACGTTTTAAAACATCCCGACTTAGCGGAATCTGATCAAATTTCCGCTACCCCCACCTTAATTAAAGTCTGGCCTAAACCCGTCCGTCGAATTGTTGGAGAGTTAAATAATGTTGAGACTATTCTTAAATTATTAGGAAATCCTGCGGATGACTTTCCCGATGAATTTTAA